A window of Rhododendron vialii isolate Sample 1 chromosome 13a, ASM3025357v1 contains these coding sequences:
- the LOC131315016 gene encoding BAG family molecular chaperone regulator 4-like, translating into MDGHGRNADLLHGGRRRRRGPTIRVNVLDADERLCLLVPAHTTFGELKMHIDQETLLEPDRQRLLFEEMERDDQEYLDMVGVNDNANVFLVEKKKKRTFEEGEGSRLSSAAEVRSEKELGSVEVPVEDPLEKENRLKALTSCAAVAKVRAEDDKLSEQSGSVEVPVEEPLEKENRLKEFTSCAAVAKVRAEDDKLSEQVAALKGVVNGGTQAGEKEISKLTELLTGQLLKLDGIKDVGEGKEQQKLEVVRIHSILNTLDSLKGMNSNPLGNDSRNV; encoded by the exons ATGGACGGACATGGCCGAAACGCCGATCTTCTTCACGGtggtcgtcgtcgtcgtcgtggGCCCACAATCAGGGTCAATGTCTTGGATGCCGATGAACGGCTTTGCCTCCTTGTTCCCGCTCATACCACTTTTG GGGAGCTGAAAATGCATATTGACCAAGAAACTCTGTTGGAGCCTGATAGACAAAGATTGTTGTTcgaagaaatggagagagacgATCAGGAGTATTTGGACATGGTGGGTGTGAATGATAATGCAAACGTTTTTCtcgtggaaaaaaagaaaaagagaacgtTTGAAGAGGGTGAGGGCAGTAGATTATCTAGCGCTGCTGAAGTCAGATCAGAGAAAGAG CTGGGATCCGTGGAAGTCCCAGTCGAAGATCCGCTTGAGAAGGAGAACAGGCTTAAGGCGTTGACATCTTGTGCAGCCGTTGCTAAAGTCAGAGCAGAGGATGATAAGCTTTCAGAACAG TCGGGATCCGTGGAAGTCCCAGTCGAAGAACCGCTTGAGAAGGAGAACAGGCTTAAGGAGTTTACATCTTGTGCAGCCGTTGCTAAAGTCAGAGCAGAGGATGATAAGCTTTCAGAACAG GTGGCTGCACTGAAAGGAGTTGTGAATGGTGGGACCCAGGCTGGAGAGAAGGAAATCTCGAAGCTAACTGAGTTACTAACGGGGCAGCTGCTGAAATTGGATGGCATTAAGGATGTAGGAGAAGGGAAAGAGCAGCAAAAGCTTGAG GTGGTCCGTATACACAGCATTTTGAATACACTGGACTCTCTAAAGGGAATGAACTCGAATCCATTGGGCAATGACAGCAGGAATGTGTGA